In Gopherus evgoodei ecotype Sinaloan lineage chromosome 21, rGopEvg1_v1.p, whole genome shotgun sequence, a single window of DNA contains:
- the LPCAT4 gene encoding lysophospholipid acyltransferase LPCAT4, translating to MEGGSRGQDGGVAPNPFVHELRLTGAQRAKFYLLGTVLAPLRVALAFVVLFLMWPFALLQVLHRSEEELKEPLTDWRSSVSHSSVYLLSRLMFFLLGFMRIRVRGQRASRLEAPILVAAPHSTFFDPIILLPCDLPMVVSRTENLHVPVIGALLRFNQAILVSRHDPASRKKVVEEVKRRATSQGKWPQVLFFPEGTCSNKKALLKFKPGAFIAGVPIQPILVRYPNSLDSTTWAWQGPGVLKVIWLTASQLCTTVEVEFLPVYQPTAEESVNPTLYASNVQRAMAQALGVPATECELVGTLPVRAVGRLRVALEPRLWELERALRRARWVAGGPLPDGGAGTLGCQELAHWLGLPHPEAPEELCAYFQQDMGGAVDARAVRLALQALEGVHSPEELTRLAFELFCEVRAGLGAPCLPPEGFCAILHLLLGTPWADGAKLFAALGGAEPHHGLSIGQFQDFALRHPVYAPLFSTYLCLPVPAHRAPNPHANGLPHTKSKAD from the exons TTCTACCTACTGGGGACGGTGCTGGCCCCGCTCCGTGTGGCCCTGGCCTTCGTTGTCCTCTTCCTCATGTGGCCCTTCGCGCTGCTCCAGGTGCTGCACCGGTCCGAGGAAGAGCTGAAAGAGCCGCTCACGGACTGGAGGAG CTCCGTCTCCCACAGCTCCGTTTACCTCCTGAGCCGCCTGATGTTCTTCCTCCTCGGCTTCATGCGGATCCGGGTGCGGGGGCAGCGGGCATCACGCTTGGAGGCCCCGATCCTGGTGGCCGCCCCCCACTCCACCTTCTTCGACCCCATCATCTTGCTGCCGTGTGACCTTCCCATGGTGGTCTCCCGCACAGAGAACCTCCACGTGCCTGTCATTGGAG CCTTGCTGCGGTTCAACCAAGCCATCTTGGTGTCCCGCCACGACCCAGCCTCCCGCAAGAAGGTGGTAGAGGAGGTGAAGAGACGGGCCACATCCCAGGGAAAATGGCCACAG GTGCTCTTCTTCCCCGAGGGGACCTGCTCTAACAAGAAAGCCTTACTGAAGTTTAAGCCGG GTGCCTTCATTGCCGGGGTTCCTATCCAGCCCATCCTCGTCCGGTACCCCAACAGCCTG GACTCGACAACCTGGGCGTGGCAAGGACCTGGAGT ACTCAAAGTCATCTGGTTGACGGCATCGCAACTCTGCACCACTGTGGAAGTGGAG TTCCTCCCTGTCTATCAGCCCACTGCCGAAGAGAGCGTCAACCCCACCCTTTACGCCAGCAACGTGCAGAGAGCCATGGCCCA GGCGCTGGGCGTCCCAGCCACCGAGTGCGAGTTGGTGGGCACCCTGCCAGTGCGGGCGGTCGGGCGCCTGCGGGTGGCGCTGGAGCCCCGGCTCTGGGAGCTGGAAAGGGCGCTGCGGAGGGccag GTGGGTCGCAGGCGGCCCCCTGCCTGATGGTGGAGCAGGGACTCTGGGGTGCCAGGAACTCGCCCACTGGCTGGGgctgccccaccctgaggcacctgaGGAGCTCTGTGCCTACTTCCAGCAG GACATGGGGGGCGCCGTGGATGCCCGGGCGGTGCGACTGGCCCTGCAGGCACTGGAGGGGGTGCATAGCCCCGAGGAGCTCACACGCCTGGCCTTTgag cTGTTCTGCGAAGtgagggccgggctgggggccccatgcctgcccccGGAGGGTTTCTGTGCCATCCTGCACCTGCTGCTGGGAACACCCTGGGCCGACGGAGCCAAGCTCTTCGCTGCGCTGGGCGGGGCTGAGCCCCACCACGGTCTGAGCATCG GTCAGTTCCAGGATTTCGCCCTGCGCCACCCTGTCTATGCTCCACTCTTCAGCACCTACCTGTGCCTCCCAGTGCCCGCCCACCGGGCCCCCAACCCTCATGCCAACGGCCTCCCCCACACCAAGAGCAAGGCAGACTGA